A genomic window from Sanguibacter antarcticus includes:
- a CDS encoding plasma-membrane proton-efflux P-type ATPase, whose protein sequence is MEEFQERLETSPDGLTQDEATQRLSRYGPNEIAEHSTNPLLKLLSYFWGPIPWMIEVAVILSGAVGHWADFAIILVLLVANALVGYSEERQAGNAIDALKAKLAITARVRRDGAWVTPPARDLVPGDVIRLRLGDIVPADARLLGGDEIEVDQSALTGESLPATCAPGDAVYSGSIVRRGEIGAVVYATGAHTYFGKTADLVQDAHTVSHFQKAVLKIGNYLILLAVALVTVIMVVSLARGDELLTTLQFALVLTVAAIPVAMPTVLSVTMAVGARQLAKKQAIVSRLVAIEELAGVDVLCADKTGTLTQNALTLGDPFTAPGITADEVVLAGALASRADNDDPIDLAVLGGLSDPDALHTFTVTGFTPFDPVHKRTEASVTGPGDASFTVTKGAPQVILALAANKDAVGAAVDAAVNDFAARGFRSLGVARTDEAGTWQLVGVLPLFDPPREDATATIAAAADMGVHVKMVTGDALAIAKETAGKVGLGTDILDAEGLGDVTKDENAEVGRSIEAADGFAQVFPEHKYHIVDVLQQRGHIVGMTGDGVNDAPALKKADCGIAVSGATDAARAAAAIVLLTPGLSVIIEAIEESRRIFQRMNSYAIYRIAETLRVLLFMTVAILAFDFYPVTAIMIVMLAILNDGAILSIAYDKVQYRKTPEVWNMRLVLGISTVLGVAGVVSAFGLFYLGERVFNLDRDHVQTLMYLKLSVAGHLTIFLTRTRGPFWSIRPARILWVAVVGTQVIATLIAVYGLFMTPLGWGWAGFVWGYAILWALLNDRLKLVAYRILDPGGSGRAAVPAPSVEDVPAPSVEDGARC, encoded by the coding sequence AAGCTCTTGTCCTACTTCTGGGGCCCCATCCCCTGGATGATCGAGGTCGCAGTCATCCTCTCCGGCGCGGTCGGCCACTGGGCAGACTTCGCCATCATCCTCGTGCTGCTGGTCGCCAACGCGCTCGTCGGGTACAGCGAGGAACGACAGGCCGGCAACGCGATCGACGCGCTCAAGGCCAAGCTCGCGATCACCGCCCGCGTCCGGCGCGACGGCGCATGGGTGACCCCGCCTGCGCGCGACCTGGTGCCCGGTGACGTGATCCGCCTGCGTCTCGGCGACATCGTGCCCGCCGACGCCCGGCTGCTGGGCGGCGACGAGATCGAGGTCGACCAGTCGGCGCTCACCGGCGAGTCCCTGCCTGCCACGTGCGCGCCGGGCGACGCCGTCTACTCCGGGTCGATCGTCCGCCGAGGCGAGATCGGTGCCGTGGTCTACGCGACGGGTGCCCACACCTACTTCGGCAAGACCGCCGACCTCGTCCAGGACGCTCACACCGTGAGCCACTTCCAGAAGGCAGTCCTGAAGATCGGGAACTACCTCATCCTGCTCGCCGTCGCCCTCGTCACCGTCATCATGGTCGTCTCGCTGGCCCGCGGGGACGAGCTCCTGACCACCTTGCAGTTCGCGCTCGTCCTGACCGTCGCCGCGATCCCCGTCGCCATGCCGACCGTGCTGTCGGTGACGATGGCGGTGGGAGCGCGTCAGCTCGCGAAGAAGCAGGCGATCGTCAGCAGGCTCGTCGCGATCGAAGAGCTCGCCGGAGTCGACGTGCTCTGCGCCGACAAGACCGGGACCCTGACCCAGAACGCCCTGACGCTCGGCGACCCGTTCACCGCCCCCGGGATCACGGCCGACGAGGTGGTGCTCGCCGGGGCCCTCGCCTCGCGTGCGGACAACGACGACCCCATCGACCTCGCAGTCCTGGGCGGGCTGAGCGACCCGGACGCCCTGCACACCTTCACGGTGACGGGCTTCACGCCGTTCGACCCGGTCCACAAGCGCACGGAGGCCAGCGTCACCGGCCCGGGCGACGCGTCGTTCACGGTCACCAAAGGTGCCCCGCAGGTGATCCTGGCGCTCGCGGCGAACAAGGACGCTGTCGGGGCAGCGGTCGATGCCGCGGTGAACGACTTTGCCGCTCGTGGCTTCCGTTCCCTCGGTGTGGCTCGGACCGACGAGGCCGGGACATGGCAGCTCGTCGGTGTGCTGCCGTTGTTCGACCCTCCGCGCGAGGACGCGACGGCCACCATCGCTGCAGCAGCAGACATGGGCGTGCACGTGAAGATGGTCACCGGCGACGCGCTGGCGATCGCGAAGGAGACGGCAGGCAAGGTAGGCCTGGGCACCGACATCCTCGACGCGGAGGGCCTCGGCGACGTGACGAAGGACGAGAACGCCGAGGTGGGTCGCTCGATCGAGGCCGCCGACGGGTTCGCCCAGGTCTTCCCCGAGCACAAGTACCACATCGTCGACGTCCTCCAGCAGCGCGGCCACATCGTCGGGATGACCGGAGACGGCGTCAACGACGCTCCGGCACTGAAGAAGGCAGACTGCGGGATCGCGGTCTCGGGTGCCACCGACGCGGCCCGTGCGGCCGCCGCGATCGTCCTGCTCACCCCGGGGCTCTCGGTGATCATCGAGGCGATCGAAGAGAGTCGACGGATCTTCCAACGGATGAACTCGTACGCCATCTACCGCATCGCCGAGACCTTGCGCGTGCTGCTGTTCATGACGGTCGCGATCCTGGCGTTCGACTTCTACCCCGTCACCGCGATCATGATCGTCATGCTCGCCATCCTCAACGACGGGGCGATCCTCTCGATCGCCTACGACAAGGTGCAGTACAGGAAGACGCCCGAGGTGTGGAACATGCGTCTCGTTCTCGGCATCTCGACAGTCCTCGGCGTCGCAGGCGTCGTCTCGGCCTTCGGGCTCTTCTACCTCGGCGAGCGCGTCTTCAACCTCGATCGCGACCACGTCCAGACCCTGATGTACCTCAAGCTCTCGGTCGCAGGGCACCTGACGATCTTCCTTACGCGCACCCGCGGTCCGTTCTGGTCGATCCGGCCCGCCCGGATCCTGTGGGTCGCGGTCGTCGGAACACAGGTCATCGCGACGCTCATCGCCGTGTACGGGCTCTTCATGACGCCCCTCGGATGGGGCTGGGCCGGCTTTGTGTGGGGCTACGCGATCCTCTGGGCGCTGCTCAACGACCGCCTCAAGCTCGTCGCCTACCGGATCCTCGACCCCGGCGGGAGCGGCCGCGCCGCGGTGCCCGCACCGAGCGTGGAGGACGTCCCCGCACCGAGCGTGGAGGACGGCGCACGGTGCTAG
- a CDS encoding beta-phosphoglucomutase family hydrolase, protein MLGLPSKITTCLFDLDGVLTDTASVHGAAWQEMFDEFLQARAQRDGAPYVPFDPVHDYEAYVDGKPRLDGVRDLLAARGIVLPEGTDQDAPTAETVNGLGSRKNAMVLRRIHEDGVTVFDGSRRYLVAAERAGLRRAVVSSSANAGEVLAVTGLAALVEVRVDGVTISAEHLAGKPAPDTFLAAAARLGSEPGECAVFEDALAGVAAGRAGRFGYVVGVDRVGQAQQLRSHGADVVVTDLAELVEAA, encoded by the coding sequence GTGCTAGGCCTGCCGAGCAAGATCACGACGTGCCTGTTCGACCTCGACGGGGTGCTCACCGACACCGCGTCCGTGCACGGCGCCGCGTGGCAGGAGATGTTCGACGAGTTCTTGCAGGCACGGGCCCAGCGCGACGGTGCGCCCTACGTGCCGTTCGACCCGGTGCACGACTACGAGGCGTACGTCGACGGCAAGCCCAGGCTCGACGGGGTGCGCGACCTGCTCGCCGCCCGCGGCATCGTCCTGCCGGAGGGCACCGACCAGGACGCCCCCACGGCCGAGACGGTCAACGGGCTGGGCAGCCGCAAGAACGCGATGGTGCTGCGCCGGATCCACGAGGACGGGGTCACCGTGTTCGACGGATCCCGGCGCTACCTCGTCGCCGCCGAGCGTGCGGGCCTGCGCCGAGCGGTCGTGTCGTCGTCAGCCAACGCCGGGGAGGTGCTGGCGGTGACCGGGCTCGCCGCGCTGGTCGAGGTGCGGGTCGACGGCGTGACGATCAGCGCCGAGCACCTGGCCGGGAAGCCCGCCCCCGACACGTTCCTGGCTGCTGCCGCGCGGCTCGGGTCCGAGCCGGGGGAGTGCGCCGTTTTCGAGGACGCGCTCGCGGGCGTCGCCGCAGGCCGGGCCGGTCGGTTCGGCTACGTGGTCGGTGTCGACCGGGTCGGTCAGGCGCAGCAGCTGCGATCGCACGGCGCGGACGTCGTCGTGACGGACCTGGCCGAGCTGGTGGAGGCCGCGTGA
- a CDS encoding glycoside hydrolase family 65 protein, translated as MIRHGAYPTEPWSVSETALDLNVLAQSESLFALSNGHIGLRGNLDEGEPYGIPGTYLNGFYEKKPQPYAEAGYGFPETDQTLVDVANGKLVRLLVDDAPLDVRYGDLHDHHRRLDLRSGMLERTVDWSSAAQTRVRVRSRRLVSFSQRAIAAIEYVVEPVGSAARITVQSELVANEQQPGESTDPRVAAVLGHPLAPVAQDRDDRSVVLLHRTRASELLVGAGMGHIVEAPGRMASEVVVSEDWARLTVSCTVQPGEQLRVVKLLAYGWSSLRSETAVRDQVAAALAGARLTGWDGLVAEQRAYLDEFWDAADVVVDGDAELQQAVRFGLFHVLQSGARAERRAIPSKGLTGLGYDGHTFWDTEMFVLPVLTYTHPSSVADALRWRHSTLDRARARAAELHLAGAAFPWRTIRGDECSGYWPAGTAAFHIDADIADAVVRYVSATGDTGFEREVGLELLVEIARLFVSLGHYDRDGGWHIDGVTGPDEYSAVTDDNLYTNLMAARALVAAAEASLRHPDVADRLGVTPPETSVWRGAAAAVHVPFDAVLGVHQQSAGFTGHAEWDFDDDEDAYPLFLHAPYFDLYRKQVLKQADLILAMHWCGDAFTAEQKARNVDYYERRTVRDSSLSACTQAILAAETGHLDLAYDYAREAALIDLHDLQKNTHDGLHMASLAGGWLALVAGFGGFRDTGGTPSFDPALPQGLTRLRFSVRWQGLRLTVDVRHSAVTYAVVDGATASLVLLHAGEEVTVTPDAPVTRELGIRVPLLQRPAQPPGRSPEPAPPAGSEGNRGR; from the coding sequence GTGATCCGGCACGGGGCGTATCCGACCGAGCCGTGGTCGGTGAGCGAGACTGCTCTCGACCTCAACGTGCTCGCGCAGTCCGAGTCGCTCTTCGCCCTGTCGAACGGTCACATCGGGTTGCGCGGCAACCTCGACGAGGGAGAGCCGTACGGCATCCCCGGGACCTACCTCAACGGGTTCTACGAGAAGAAGCCGCAGCCGTACGCCGAGGCCGGGTACGGCTTCCCCGAGACCGACCAGACGCTCGTCGACGTCGCGAACGGCAAGCTCGTCCGCCTCCTCGTGGACGACGCCCCGCTCGACGTCCGCTACGGCGACCTGCACGACCACCACCGCCGGCTGGACCTGCGCAGCGGGATGCTCGAGCGCACCGTCGACTGGAGCTCCGCCGCACAGACCCGGGTCCGGGTCCGCTCCCGCCGGCTGGTGTCGTTCTCGCAGCGAGCGATCGCCGCGATCGAGTACGTGGTCGAGCCCGTCGGGAGCGCGGCACGCATCACCGTGCAGTCGGAGCTCGTCGCGAACGAGCAGCAGCCGGGGGAGTCCACCGACCCGCGTGTCGCAGCGGTGCTCGGGCACCCTCTGGCGCCGGTCGCGCAAGACCGCGACGACCGCTCTGTCGTGCTGCTGCACCGGACGCGAGCGAGCGAGCTGCTCGTGGGCGCGGGCATGGGCCACATCGTCGAGGCACCCGGCCGGATGGCGTCCGAGGTGGTCGTGAGCGAGGACTGGGCGCGGCTGACGGTCTCGTGCACGGTGCAGCCGGGCGAGCAGCTGCGCGTGGTGAAGCTGCTCGCCTACGGATGGTCGAGCCTGCGCTCGGAGACCGCGGTCCGCGACCAGGTCGCCGCAGCGCTCGCGGGCGCGCGCCTGACCGGCTGGGACGGGCTCGTCGCCGAGCAGAGGGCCTACCTGGACGAGTTCTGGGACGCGGCCGACGTCGTCGTGGACGGCGACGCGGAGCTGCAGCAGGCGGTGCGCTTCGGGTTGTTCCACGTGCTGCAGTCCGGAGCGCGGGCCGAGCGTCGGGCCATCCCGTCCAAGGGCCTCACCGGCCTGGGGTACGACGGGCACACGTTCTGGGACACGGAGATGTTCGTGCTCCCGGTGCTGACCTACACCCACCCGTCGAGCGTCGCCGACGCTCTGCGATGGCGTCACTCGACGCTCGACCGGGCCCGTGCGCGCGCCGCCGAGCTGCACCTCGCCGGGGCAGCCTTCCCGTGGCGGACCATCCGTGGAGACGAGTGCTCGGGCTACTGGCCCGCCGGGACGGCCGCCTTCCACATCGACGCGGACATCGCCGACGCCGTGGTGCGCTACGTGTCGGCGACCGGCGACACCGGCTTCGAGCGGGAGGTCGGCCTCGAGCTGCTGGTCGAGATCGCTCGCCTGTTCGTGTCGCTCGGGCACTATGACCGTGACGGCGGCTGGCACATCGACGGAGTGACCGGGCCCGACGAGTACAGCGCGGTCACCGACGACAACCTCTACACGAACCTCATGGCGGCCCGGGCGCTCGTCGCTGCGGCCGAGGCGTCGCTGCGTCACCCCGACGTCGCGGACCGGCTCGGCGTGACCCCGCCGGAGACGTCGGTCTGGCGCGGAGCGGCCGCGGCCGTGCACGTGCCGTTCGACGCGGTGCTGGGGGTGCACCAGCAGTCGGCGGGCTTCACCGGGCACGCCGAGTGGGACTTCGACGACGACGAGGACGCGTACCCGCTGTTCCTGCACGCCCCGTACTTCGACCTCTACCGCAAGCAGGTCCTCAAGCAGGCCGACCTGATCCTCGCGATGCACTGGTGCGGCGATGCGTTCACCGCCGAGCAGAAGGCCCGCAACGTCGACTACTACGAGCGGCGGACCGTGCGTGACTCGTCGTTGTCCGCGTGCACGCAAGCGATCCTCGCCGCGGAGACCGGTCACCTCGACCTCGCGTACGACTACGCCCGCGAGGCGGCGCTCATCGACCTGCACGACCTGCAGAAGAACACCCACGACGGTCTGCACATGGCGTCGCTCGCCGGCGGGTGGCTCGCACTGGTGGCAGGGTTCGGCGGTTTCCGTGACACGGGGGGCACCCCGTCGTTCGACCCTGCCCTGCCGCAGGGGCTGACGCGGTTGCGCTTCTCTGTCCGGTGGCAGGGACTGCGGCTGACGGTGGACGTCCGTCACAGCGCCGTCACGTACGCCGTCGTCGACGGAGCCACCGCGAGCCTCGTGCTGCTGCACGCCGGTGAAGAGGTCACGGTCACGCCGGACGCACCGGTCACGCGGGAGCTCGGCATCCGGGTCCCGCTGCTCCAGCGCCCGGCGCAGCCGCCTGGTCGTTCGCCGGAGCCCGCGCCGCCCGCGGGCTCCGAGGGCAACCGCGGTCGGTGA